The region TATTCATCTCGCAATATTTTTCGCAACTGTTGATAATACGGTTTTGCGAACTCTCCTTCAAGTAGAGAAGCCCAATCGTTTTTCAAAATCGCCATACCTTTCCACACTCGCTTCCATTGTTACAATCTCATATTCATTATAAGAGTATGGAAAATAAGTAGCAATGAGGATTATTAGTCCAATAGGTTTGAAGCCAAAATTCCTTTCTCCCTTTTTAAGCGAAAGCCCCTATCTATATGGTGAAGGGAGGTGATGAACAAATGGCAACAGAGGTAATCAAGAGTAGTCAACTTCGAATTGAATATAATCAGGGCATTGATTTAGATGGCAACCCCATCTACAAGACGAAAAATTATAATAACTTAAAAACTACAGCAACACCTGATCATATTCAAAGCGTTGCACTAGCGATTGCGAATCTTCAACAGCACTCAATCTTTAGTGTCCAACGCAACAGCCATTATGTCATTGTGGCAGGGTAAGGAATTTTAAATTTCAACAGAAAGGAGGCAACTAAATGAGCAAAAAGCTAGAGTTGCAGTTTAAAAATTCCGAAGGAAAAACGGCTACAATTTCAATCGATAATCCGATTGAGCCAGTAAATGCAGCAAATGTATCAGCGGCAATGGATTCAATTATTGCTGCCAATATCTTCACATCAACAGGCGGAGATCTCATTGCTAAAAAAGGTGCTCGTGTCGTTGAGCGCA is a window of Bacillus sp. (in: firmicutes) DNA encoding:
- a CDS encoding DUF1659 domain-containing protein — protein: MATEVIKSSQLRIEYNQGIDLDGNPIYKTKNYNNLKTTATPDHIQSVALAIANLQQHSIFSVQRNSHYVIVAG
- a CDS encoding DUF2922 domain-containing protein, whose amino-acid sequence is MSKKLELQFKNSEGKTATISIDNPIEPVNAANVSAAMDSIIAANIFTSTGGDLIAKKGARVVERNVTEIEIGL